Genomic segment of Candidatus Zixiibacteriota bacterium:
AGTAGATTCACCGCATTAGTCAGCGCCACAACCCAGATAATCGTAATCATTGGAGCAAAGAGGCCGCTGTGCACACTCCCCACAAATGGAATGGACACAGGGTCAATCGAGAATCCCCCAAAAATCAAAATACCCGCAACAAGCGTCTGCGCAACCAACTTAACCCATGCCGGCAGAGGTCTGAAGTCATCGATAAGCCCGACCAAAAAAATGACAACCGAACCCAGGAGAATTGACCAGAGTGAGCCTGATGGAATGTTGACCATATCAGGATATAAAAAACTCGCCGCCAACACACTAATCCAAAGCGCTACAAATAGTCCGACGCCACCGAGAATAGGTGTCGGCAACTGGTGTCTTTTGTGCCGACCAGGAATATCGAGCAGTTTCCAGCGATGTCCCAATCTGATAAGGAGAGGTATAAGTACAAATCCCAACAGGCATCCAACGAGAAAGGTTATTAGCGGAAGTTCAAATGTCATTGACGACTCAACGGCCCCGTTTATCCGCGGCGAGCGCTGTCACACACAGATTTCCAATTAGCATAAACGGCAGAACAAGGAGTGAAAACCCGTTTGGAGCATGTTTGAGAAAGTACTGCCAGAACGAATAATGATGATGAAACTTCCTGACTAAGGTGGAAGTCGTGCTTCCGCTTCCCCAATGATGTACCGCTCCGGCATCGGGCACAAAATAATTCTCATTTCCATGCAGATGGACGCGGTAAGACAAATCGGTGTCTTCCATGTAGAGAAAAAAGCGGCTGTCGAATCCATTCATTTTTGTAAAGAGCTCTTTGGTGATAAGCAAAACCGTTCCGGCGACAGCCGTAACGGCGGTCGTCGCGTCATAGTCGGGAAGCGTGTAGGATGCAAACGCATTTTTCCTTTGCTTGCGAAAAAGCGCGGAGAGAAACGAGCCGCGTGAAAAAAGGAGATTCGAAATTTGTGGAAAATTACGGCAGTTTGCCTGAAACGTATCATCGGGAAATCTCAGACGCGGCACAACAAGACCGACTTTGCTTTCCTGGGCATAGACCTCCAGCATCTTTGTTATCGCACTCCCTTCGAGAGTGACATCGGGATTGAGAAAAAGCAGGTATTCTCCTTCAGCCAATTCGGCGCCTTGATTACAGGCCGATGCAAATCCTCTGTTTTTTTCGTTTTCGACTATAAGATATTCATCTGAACGATTCTTGACAGCCGCAACACTTGCGTCATGTGAATTGTTATCGACAATTATAATTTGGGAAGGAATCGAAAGGAGCGCTCTGTCCAACGCATTGAGGCAGTCAACAAGCAGAGGGAGTGAATTGTGCGTGACAATGATAACAGAAAGTGTAACCTGGTTCCCATCCAATCAGTATCAACTCAGCTTTCCAAACATCGACTTGAGCCTTAGCATCCAGACCATCCAGATCGCTTCACGCA
This window contains:
- a CDS encoding glycosyltransferase family 2 protein gives rise to the protein MDGNQVTLSVIIVTHNSLPLLVDCLNALDRALLSIPSQIIIVDNNSHDASVAAVKNRSDEYLIVENEKNRGFASACNQGAELAEGEYLLFLNPDVTLEGSAITKMLEVYAQESKVGLVVPRLRFPDDTFQANCRNFPQISNLLFSRGSFLSALFRKQRKNAFASYTLPDYDATTAVTAVAGTVLLITKELFTKMNGFDSRFFLYMEDTDLSYRVHLHGNENYFVPDAGAVHHWGSGSTTSTLVRKFHHHYSFWQYFLKHAPNGFSLLVLPFMLIGNLCVTALAADKRGR